The following proteins come from a genomic window of Halomarina ordinaria:
- a CDS encoding DUF6432 family protein, whose amino-acid sequence MRAKREFRNRDATQVAVLDALVERGSEGMTVLELRTRVDAEIDALDDALTTLKTDGLIEADTRSNDRVVLVPAAHVVPEGDEEAEPSLVERLRDRLPF is encoded by the coding sequence ATGCGTGCAAAGCGTGAGTTCCGGAACCGTGACGCGACCCAGGTCGCGGTGCTCGACGCCCTCGTCGAGCGCGGGAGCGAGGGCATGACCGTCCTCGAACTCCGCACCCGCGTCGACGCGGAGATAGACGCCCTCGACGACGCGCTCACGACGCTGAAGACCGACGGCCTCATCGAGGCCGACACCCGCTCGAACGACCGCGTGGTCCTCGTACCGGCCGCGCACGTCGTCCCCGAGGGCGACGAGGAGGCGGAACCGTCGCTGGTCGAGCGCCTGCGCGACCGCCTCCCGTTCTGA
- the uvrA gene encoding excinuclease ABC subunit UvrA: MKEFIEVRGAEEHNLKDIDVTIPRESFTVVTGLSGSGKSSLAFETIYAEGQRRYIESLSAYARNFLGQMDKPQVEAVEGLSPAISIDQKNAANNPRSTVGTVTELHDYLRLLYARVGTPHCPECGREVGEQSAQNMVRRILDLPEGTRAKLAAPVVRDQKGAFADRFDDLVAQGYARVEVDGEEYDLTVERPDLDENYNHTIDVVVDRVKVSEGARSRITDSVETALEEADGTLKVVLPDPPEGVELGGATTRATGDLAGAGDDRLVVTFSEALACTHCGIDLPEIETRSFSFNSPHGACPACDGIGVTKEVDEDLVITDPSKPLKDVFEPWSYSRSYYRRQLDSVAAHFDVSLSTPFEDLDEAVQDAFLHGTDEDVLFKWSTKNGIRRKEQPFEGVVGNLERRYVETDSSRAREHIEGYMAATTCSACDGTRLKPESRAVLVDGTAITGVNRLSIGDALGHFEHLEADLTDRERTIAEEILKEIRARLGFMCEVGLDYLTLDREASTLSGGESQRIRLATQIGSGLVGVLYVLDEPSIGLHQRDNDRLLNTLEELRDLGNTLVVVEHDTETMYRADTVVDMGPGPGKRGGEVVVNGDVEEVMATEASVTGDYLAGRRSIPVPETRREPTGTLTVRGARQHNLRDLDVDLPLGTFTAITGVSGSGKSTLLHEILYKGLVRRMNDTDVAPGDHDDIEGIEDIENVRLIDQSPIGRTPRSNPATYTGVFDYVRELFAETKLSKQRGYEKGRFSFNVKGGRCEECGGQGTVKIEMNFLSDVYVPCEECGGARYNDETLDVTYKGKTIADVLGMDVDEAYEFFESHTGIRRRLQLLRDVGLGYMRLGQPSTTLSGGEAQRVKLAEELGKKDTGDTLYLLDEPTTGLHSEDERKLIDVLQRLVDGGNTVAVVEHELDLVKNADHVVDLGPEGGEKGGAVVAQGTPEDVAANEDSHTGRYLRDLLPGVELEGPRAHRPATPAASDD, translated from the coding sequence ATGAAGGAGTTCATCGAGGTCCGTGGGGCTGAGGAGCACAACCTCAAGGACATCGACGTGACCATCCCACGGGAGTCGTTCACCGTCGTCACCGGGCTCTCCGGGTCGGGGAAGTCCTCGCTCGCGTTCGAGACCATCTACGCGGAGGGCCAGCGCCGCTACATCGAGTCGCTGTCGGCGTACGCGCGGAACTTCCTCGGCCAGATGGACAAGCCGCAGGTCGAGGCCGTCGAGGGACTCTCGCCGGCCATCTCCATCGACCAGAAGAACGCCGCGAACAACCCCCGCTCGACCGTCGGGACGGTCACCGAACTCCACGACTACCTCCGCCTGCTGTACGCCCGCGTCGGCACGCCTCACTGCCCCGAGTGCGGGCGCGAGGTGGGCGAGCAGAGCGCCCAGAACATGGTGCGGCGCATCCTCGACCTCCCGGAGGGGACGCGCGCGAAGCTCGCCGCGCCCGTGGTGCGCGACCAGAAGGGCGCCTTCGCCGACCGTTTCGACGACCTCGTCGCGCAGGGCTACGCCCGCGTCGAGGTCGACGGCGAGGAGTACGACCTCACCGTCGAGCGCCCGGACCTCGACGAGAACTACAACCACACCATCGACGTCGTCGTCGACCGCGTGAAGGTGTCCGAGGGGGCGCGCTCGCGCATCACCGACAGCGTCGAGACGGCCCTGGAGGAGGCCGACGGCACCCTGAAGGTCGTCCTCCCCGACCCCCCCGAGGGGGTCGAACTGGGCGGCGCGACGACGCGCGCGACGGGCGACCTCGCGGGCGCGGGCGACGACCGCCTCGTCGTCACCTTCTCGGAGGCCCTCGCCTGCACGCACTGCGGCATCGACCTGCCGGAGATAGAGACGCGCAGTTTCTCGTTCAACAGCCCCCACGGCGCCTGCCCCGCCTGCGACGGTATCGGCGTCACCAAGGAGGTCGACGAGGACCTGGTCATCACCGACCCCTCGAAGCCCCTGAAGGACGTCTTCGAGCCGTGGAGCTACTCGCGGTCGTACTACCGCCGGCAACTCGACTCCGTGGCGGCGCACTTCGACGTCTCGCTCTCGACGCCCTTCGAGGACCTCGACGAGGCCGTGCAGGACGCCTTCCTCCACGGGACCGACGAGGACGTGCTGTTCAAGTGGAGCACGAAGAACGGCATCCGCCGCAAGGAACAGCCCTTCGAGGGCGTCGTCGGGAACCTCGAACGGCGCTACGTCGAGACCGACAGCTCGCGCGCCCGCGAGCACATCGAGGGGTACATGGCCGCGACGACCTGCTCGGCCTGCGACGGCACCCGCCTCAAGCCCGAGTCGCGCGCCGTCCTCGTCGACGGGACGGCCATCACCGGGGTCAACCGCCTCTCCATCGGCGACGCGCTCGGCCACTTCGAACACCTCGAAGCCGACCTCACCGACCGCGAGCGCACCATCGCCGAGGAGATACTGAAGGAGATACGCGCGCGCCTCGGGTTCATGTGCGAGGTCGGCCTCGACTACCTCACGCTCGACCGGGAGGCCTCCACCCTCTCGGGCGGCGAGAGCCAGCGCATCCGGCTGGCGACGCAGATCGGGTCGGGACTGGTGGGCGTGCTGTACGTCCTCGACGAGCCGTCCATCGGCCTCCACCAGCGCGACAACGACCGCCTGCTGAACACGCTCGAGGAGCTTCGCGACCTCGGGAACACGCTGGTCGTCGTCGAGCACGACACGGAGACGATGTACCGCGCCGACACCGTCGTCGACATGGGCCCGGGCCCGGGCAAGCGCGGCGGCGAGGTGGTCGTCAACGGCGACGTCGAGGAGGTGATGGCGACGGAGGCGTCGGTCACGGGCGACTACCTCGCCGGTCGGCGGTCGATACCCGTCCCCGAGACGCGACGCGAGCCGACGGGGACGCTCACCGTCCGCGGCGCGCGCCAGCACAACCTCCGCGACCTCGACGTCGACCTCCCGCTGGGGACGTTCACCGCCATCACGGGCGTCTCCGGCTCCGGGAAGTCCACGCTCCTCCACGAGATACTGTACAAGGGACTGGTCCGCCGGATGAACGACACGGACGTCGCGCCGGGCGACCACGACGACATCGAGGGCATCGAGGACATCGAGAACGTGCGGCTCATCGACCAGTCGCCCATCGGGCGCACCCCGCGCTCGAACCCCGCGACCTACACCGGCGTCTTCGACTACGTCCGCGAGCTGTTCGCCGAGACGAAGCTCTCGAAACAGCGCGGCTACGAGAAGGGCCGCTTCTCGTTCAACGTCAAGGGCGGGCGCTGCGAGGAGTGCGGCGGGCAGGGGACCGTCAAGATAGAGATGAACTTCCTCTCGGACGTCTACGTCCCCTGTGAGGAGTGCGGCGGGGCGCGCTACAACGACGAGACGCTCGACGTCACCTACAAGGGGAAGACCATCGCGGACGTCCTCGGGATGGACGTCGACGAGGCCTACGAGTTCTTCGAGAGCCACACCGGCATCCGCCGGCGCCTCCAGTTGCTCCGCGACGTCGGCCTCGGCTACATGCGCCTCGGTCAGCCCTCGACGACGCTGTCCGGCGGTGAGGCCCAGCGCGTCAAACTGGCGGAGGAGTTGGGGAAGAAGGACACCGGCGACACGCTCTACCTGCTCGACGAACCGACGACGGGGCTGCACTCCGAGGACGAGCGCAAACTCATCGACGTGCTCCAGCGCCTCGTCGACGGCGGCAACACGGTGGCCGTCGTCGAGCACGAACTCGACCTGGTGAAGAACGCGGACCACGTCGTCGACCTCGGCCCCGAGGGCGGCGAGAAGGGCGGGGCCGTCGTCGCGCAGGGGACCCCCGAGGACGTGGCGGCGAACGAGGACTCCCACACGGGGCGCTACCTCCGCGACCTGCTGCCGGGCGTCGAACTGGAGGGGCCGCGCGCGCACCGCCCGGCGACGCCAGCCGCGAGCGACGACTGA
- a CDS encoding WD40/YVTN/BNR-like repeat-containing protein, which yields MSRIYAALGSTVLVADGDPGEWHVTDRTPDPSVRCLAAAPERPERVLCGTGEAGLHRSTTAGETWTRVGEDALPDRVTALAVSPVDPDEVWAGTEPSRVFRSTDGGETWTEREGLTDLPSASEWSFPPRPHTHHVRWLEVDPTDARLYVAVEAGALVRSTDGGETWLDRVPSGRRDTHSMATHPDAPGRAWVAAGDGYAETADGGDTWTHPQEGLEHRYCWSVAVDPDAETVLLSSARSARTAHTPGRAETYVYRRVGEGRWERSMDGLPEASGLLRPVLAAGAPGEFYALTNRGLFRSVDGGETWMGQVWPWKPGYERQAPRALRLV from the coding sequence ATGAGTCGTATCTACGCCGCGCTGGGGTCGACCGTGCTCGTGGCCGACGGCGACCCGGGCGAGTGGCACGTCACCGACCGGACGCCAGACCCGAGCGTCCGGTGTCTCGCGGCCGCCCCGGAGCGTCCCGAGCGCGTCCTCTGCGGGACGGGCGAGGCGGGGCTCCACCGCTCGACGACCGCCGGCGAGACCTGGACGCGCGTCGGCGAGGACGCCCTCCCCGACCGGGTGACCGCCCTCGCCGTCTCGCCGGTCGACCCCGACGAGGTGTGGGCGGGGACGGAACCGAGTCGCGTGTTCCGGTCGACCGACGGCGGCGAGACGTGGACCGAGCGCGAGGGGCTGACCGACCTCCCCTCCGCCTCCGAGTGGTCGTTCCCGCCGCGCCCGCACACCCACCACGTCCGCTGGCTGGAGGTCGACCCGACCGACGCTCGACTGTACGTCGCCGTCGAGGCCGGCGCGCTGGTCCGGTCGACCGACGGCGGCGAGACGTGGCTCGACCGCGTCCCCTCCGGTCGGCGCGACACCCACTCGATGGCGACGCACCCCGACGCACCGGGACGGGCGTGGGTGGCCGCCGGGGACGGGTACGCCGAGACGGCCGACGGGGGCGACACCTGGACCCACCCGCAGGAGGGTCTGGAACACCGCTACTGCTGGAGCGTCGCCGTCGACCCCGACGCCGAGACCGTCCTCCTCTCGTCGGCCCGGAGCGCCCGGACGGCACACACGCCCGGCCGCGCGGAGACGTACGTCTACCGGCGGGTCGGTGAGGGGAGGTGGGAGCGCTCGATGGACGGCCTGCCCGAGGCGTCGGGGCTCCTCAGACCGGTGCTCGCCGCCGGCGCGCCCGGGGAGTTCTACGCGCTCACGAACCGTGGGCTGTTCCGCTCGGTCGACGGAGGCGAGACGTGGATGGGACAGGTGTGGCCCTGGAAACCGGGCTACGAGCGCCAGGCGCCGCGCGCCCTGCGACTCGTCTGA
- a CDS encoding DUF5611 family protein, with amino-acid sequence MREYKMRRGEHLEERVPDLEAKIAETFGPITTTEEYKGSDLHVVEKPDNPVFTRIVAGAVEYSGKKDTLAVEFEEADPADLSPDDLEAAGEAVSMKNTFLLDCTGRDAKSRRESMKNAVQDDAPDV; translated from the coding sequence ATGCGCGAGTACAAGATGCGACGCGGCGAACACCTCGAGGAGCGCGTCCCGGACCTCGAGGCGAAGATAGCGGAGACGTTCGGCCCCATCACGACCACCGAGGAGTACAAGGGCAGCGACCTCCACGTGGTCGAGAAACCGGACAACCCCGTCTTCACCCGCATCGTCGCCGGCGCCGTCGAGTACAGCGGCAAGAAGGACACCCTCGCCGTCGAGTTCGAGGAGGCCGACCCGGCCGACCTCTCGCCAGACGACCTGGAGGCCGCCGGCGAGGCCGTCTCGATGAAGAACACCTTCCTGCTCGACTGCACCGGCCGCGACGCCAAGAGCCGCCGCGAGTCGATGAAGAACGCGGTGCAGGACGACGCCCCCGACGTCTAA
- a CDS encoding NAD(P)-dependent alcohol dehydrogenase, whose product MQVAVLTEPGEFEYRERDRPVPDADEVLVRVGEVGICGSDVHYYEHGRIGDYVVESPLVLGHEAAGEVVETGRGVTGLASGDRVAMEPGVPCRRCAYCSRGEYNLCPDVTFMATPPDDGAFAEYVAWPADYCYRLPESVSTREGSLCEPLSVGIHVCRRGAVGLGDSVLVTGAGPIGLLVADVARAAGATDVLVADPVDRKRDLASARGADVTVDPADLTEAVAAHTDGLGVDVVVEASGAPSAIEGTLDCVRRGGRVVLVGLASESTASLDTLALVDDEIDVRGSFRYRDTYPAAVSLLADGSVDVAGLVDFEASLADLGSAFERARDPETVKGLVEVTTRR is encoded by the coding sequence ATGCAGGTCGCCGTCCTCACCGAACCGGGCGAGTTCGAGTACCGCGAGCGCGACCGACCCGTCCCCGACGCCGACGAGGTGCTGGTCCGCGTCGGCGAGGTGGGTATCTGCGGGTCCGACGTCCACTACTACGAACACGGCCGCATCGGCGACTACGTCGTCGAGTCGCCGCTCGTCCTCGGCCACGAGGCGGCGGGCGAGGTGGTCGAGACGGGGCGCGGGGTCACCGGCCTCGCGTCCGGCGACCGCGTGGCGATGGAACCGGGCGTCCCCTGCCGGCGCTGCGCGTACTGTTCGCGCGGCGAGTACAACCTCTGTCCGGACGTGACGTTCATGGCGACGCCGCCGGACGACGGCGCGTTCGCGGAGTACGTCGCGTGGCCCGCCGACTACTGTTACCGCCTCCCCGAGAGCGTGAGCACCCGCGAGGGGTCGCTCTGCGAACCGCTCTCGGTTGGCATCCACGTCTGTCGGCGCGGCGCGGTCGGACTGGGCGACAGCGTCCTCGTCACGGGGGCGGGGCCCATCGGCCTGCTCGTCGCCGACGTGGCCCGGGCGGCGGGCGCGACGGACGTGCTGGTCGCCGACCCCGTCGACCGGAAGCGCGACCTGGCGAGCGCCCGCGGTGCGGACGTGACCGTCGACCCGGCTGACCTGACCGAGGCCGTCGCGGCGCACACCGACGGTCTCGGCGTCGACGTCGTCGTGGAGGCGTCGGGCGCGCCCTCGGCAATCGAGGGGACGCTCGACTGCGTCCGTCGCGGGGGGCGGGTGGTGCTGGTCGGCCTCGCCAGCGAGTCGACGGCGTCGCTCGACACGCTCGCGCTGGTCGACGACGAGATAGACGTCCGGGGGTCGTTCAGGTACCGCGACACCTACCCGGCGGCCGTCTCGCTGCTGGCCGACGGGAGCGTCGACGTGGCGGGGCTCGTGGACTTCGAGGCGTCCCTCGCCGACCTCGGGTCGGCGTTCGAGCGGGCGCGCGACCCCGAGACGGTGAAGGGGCTGGTCGAGGTTACAACTCGACGGTGA
- a CDS encoding geranylgeranyl reductase family protein — MHDFIVVGAGPAGSRFARRAAEAGRDVLVFEQGEIGKPLACSGHVSLDLWEYVPEGARADLFQNDIYGARFHLGGPETPGEAFYKREVISNAVDRVGLDRTLARAASDAGADVRDGHTVTNVSEERDRVVVTVSGPDGVETHEARVVVGCDGPRSRVRRDCGLPEPGEFLHGVLGFDPDPDSEDFVDVHLTVPRFFAWRIPRGDGGVEYGLACAPGDDVSGRFDALCDAYGADLDRRCSGLIPIGPPKRVTGRRSLLVGDAAAQTKPFTGGGILYGMRAADHAARTVDPERPETLGDYERAWRDDLRNEIRLGHLVRLGYSVPKAVQKLGLRTLSGEIAVHMDEPSTLFSREQLRAFVGR; from the coding sequence ATGCACGACTTCATCGTCGTCGGTGCCGGCCCGGCAGGGTCGCGCTTCGCGCGACGGGCGGCCGAGGCGGGCCGTGACGTGCTCGTCTTCGAGCAGGGCGAAATCGGGAAGCCCCTCGCCTGTTCCGGCCACGTCAGCCTCGACCTCTGGGAGTACGTCCCCGAGGGCGCGCGCGCGGACCTCTTCCAGAACGACATCTACGGCGCGCGCTTCCACCTCGGGGGACCGGAGACGCCCGGCGAGGCGTTCTACAAGCGCGAGGTCATCTCGAACGCCGTCGACCGCGTCGGTCTCGACAGGACGCTCGCGCGGGCGGCGAGCGACGCGGGCGCGGACGTCCGGGACGGCCACACCGTCACGAACGTCTCCGAGGAGCGTGACCGCGTCGTGGTGACCGTCTCCGGGCCGGACGGCGTCGAGACCCACGAGGCGCGCGTGGTGGTCGGCTGCGACGGGCCGCGCTCGCGGGTCCGCCGCGACTGCGGCCTCCCCGAACCGGGGGAGTTCCTCCACGGCGTCCTCGGGTTCGACCCCGACCCCGATAGCGAGGACTTCGTGGACGTCCACCTGACGGTCCCGCGGTTCTTCGCCTGGCGCATCCCGCGCGGCGACGGCGGCGTCGAGTACGGCCTCGCGTGCGCGCCCGGCGACGACGTCTCCGGCCGGTTCGACGCGCTGTGCGACGCCTACGGCGCCGACCTGGACCGTCGCTGTTCGGGGCTCATCCCCATCGGCCCGCCGAAACGGGTGACGGGCCGGCGGAGCCTCCTCGTCGGGGACGCGGCGGCCCAGACCAAACCGTTCACCGGCGGCGGCATCCTCTACGGGATGCGCGCGGCCGACCACGCGGCCCGGACCGTCGACCCCGAGCGCCCGGAGACGCTCGGCGACTACGAGCGGGCGTGGCGCGACGACCTCAGGAACGAGATACGCCTCGGTCACCTCGTTCGGCTGGGCTACTCCGTCCCGAAGGCGGTCCAGAAACTCGGGCTTCGGACGCTCTCGGGGGAGATAGCGGTCCACATGGACGAGCCCTCGACGCTGTTCTCGCGCGAGCAGTTACGCGCGTTCGTCGGTCGGTAG
- a CDS encoding ABC transporter permease — translation MSPSGLTGFRSLLRREILRFVRRPRNTFLPPAITNVLYFAVFGVILGSRLSGVSGDFGYIEFVLPGLVVLGVVSNAFENASFSIFHGRWNEYINETLTSPLSYTAMVFAYVLSSSLRGLLVGALVYAIGYLFAPVVPARPLYLLGFAVVIPVLFSGLGVIGGLWARDFDYLTVLTQFILRPLVFFGGVFYSLSVLPEPYFTLSLLDPLVYMVDGMRYGVLGYSELDPNLSLAVLTALALAVLAVDVALFKRGYGLVD, via the coding sequence GTGAGTCCGTCCGGCCTCACCGGCTTTCGCTCCCTGTTGCGCCGGGAGATACTGCGGTTCGTCCGCCGGCCGCGGAACACGTTCCTCCCGCCGGCCATCACGAACGTCCTCTACTTCGCCGTCTTCGGCGTCATCCTCGGCTCGCGCCTCTCGGGGGTGAGCGGCGACTTCGGCTACATCGAGTTCGTCCTCCCCGGGCTCGTGGTACTCGGCGTGGTGTCGAACGCCTTCGAGAACGCCTCGTTCTCCATCTTCCACGGCCGCTGGAACGAGTACATCAACGAGACGCTCACCTCGCCGCTGTCGTACACCGCGATGGTGTTCGCGTACGTCCTCTCGAGTTCCCTGCGCGGCCTGCTGGTCGGCGCGCTCGTCTACGCCATCGGCTACCTGTTCGCGCCGGTCGTGCCCGCCAGACCGCTCTACCTCCTCGGGTTCGCCGTCGTCATCCCCGTGCTGTTCTCGGGGCTGGGCGTCATCGGCGGCCTCTGGGCGCGGGACTTCGACTACCTCACCGTCCTCACGCAGTTCATCCTCCGACCGCTGGTGTTCTTCGGTGGCGTGTTCTACTCGCTGTCCGTGTTGCCGGAACCGTACTTCACGCTCTCGTTGCTCGACCCGCTCGTCTACATGGTCGACGGGATGCGCTACGGCGTCCTCGGCTACTCCGAACTCGACCCGAACCTGTCGCTCGCCGTCCTGACGGCGCTGGCGCTCGCCGTGCTGGCGGTCGACGTGGCGCTGTTCAAGCGAGGATACGGACTCGTCGATTAG
- a CDS encoding ABC transporter ATP-binding protein: MTQAIRVRDLRKEYGDVRALDGLSLDVEEGEFFGLLGPNGAGKTTFINVLVGLARASGGTAEVFGHDVEADYREARDAIGLAPQEFNVDRFFPIVEVLEHKAGYHGVPPAEARERAEDALRTVGIYDKRDTRFDWLSGGMKRRFVIARALVSDPDLLILDEPTAGVDVELRRDLWDLVQRLNDEGTTVLLTTHYIEEAERLCDRVAIVDSGRRVEVASPDDLRARGTDELTVTLAGPPATRPTLDHERISGVEWDGDVLRVQAAGAGRVAPDVLRALDRAGERVVDVSIRRASLEEVFVELTRRDEEGGDGEGEGEGEPERAEVTA, from the coding sequence ATGACACAGGCCATCCGTGTCCGTGACCTCCGCAAGGAGTACGGCGACGTCCGGGCGCTCGATGGGCTCTCGCTCGACGTCGAGGAAGGGGAGTTCTTCGGGCTGCTCGGACCGAACGGCGCCGGCAAGACGACGTTCATCAACGTCCTCGTCGGCCTCGCCCGCGCGTCCGGCGGCACCGCCGAGGTGTTCGGCCACGACGTGGAAGCCGACTACCGCGAGGCGCGCGACGCCATCGGCCTCGCCCCCCAGGAGTTCAACGTCGACCGCTTCTTCCCCATCGTCGAGGTGCTCGAACACAAGGCGGGCTACCACGGCGTCCCGCCCGCGGAGGCGCGCGAGCGCGCCGAGGACGCCCTCCGAACGGTCGGCATCTACGACAAGCGCGACACCCGCTTCGACTGGCTCTCCGGCGGCATGAAGCGCCGGTTCGTCATCGCGCGGGCGCTCGTCTCCGACCCGGACCTCCTCATCCTCGACGAACCGACCGCCGGCGTGGACGTGGAACTCCGGCGCGACCTCTGGGACCTCGTCCAGCGGCTGAACGACGAGGGGACCACCGTCCTGCTCACTACCCACTACATCGAGGAGGCCGAACGCCTCTGTGACCGCGTCGCCATCGTCGACAGCGGACGGCGCGTCGAGGTGGCGAGCCCCGACGACCTCCGGGCACGCGGCACCGACGAGTTGACCGTCACGCTCGCGGGGCCGCCGGCGACCCGCCCGACGCTCGACCACGAGCGTATCTCCGGCGTCGAGTGGGACGGGGACGTCCTGCGCGTTCAGGCCGCCGGCGCGGGGCGGGTCGCCCCGGACGTGCTCCGGGCGCTCGACCGCGCGGGCGAGCGCGTCGTCGACGTGTCCATCCGCCGGGCCTCCCTCGAGGAGGTGTTCGTCGAGTTGACCCGACGCGACGAGGAGGGCGGCGACGGCGAGGGGGAGGGGGAGGGCGAACCCGAGCGCGCGGAGGTGACGGCGTGA
- a CDS encoding DUF7093 family protein produces MALKCSLLGHEFGDAELDREREERGSEVVTSVREVVVCEHCGAERVISENTEVTAVVDEDVLDAGDEPGEGETDTDTDTDIDTGTDAPSDPEAPDEADGPDGPDDGSEDPPDPAEEDAVILTDAPEEREYGEWPAEEGHGYRPWNPDELLSEARRDDDGPTVAEAAGLDPEAVDADAGADAASDALADDADDPDGTTDANAGTVEDTGAASPTGDTGVEVLTGGPDEADDPGSDPDVDADLAPGVEPAAGPASDPDVTYVCGSCGYAVEAFATSLRAGDACPECRVGYLGTAERNP; encoded by the coding sequence ATGGCTCTCAAATGCTCGTTGCTCGGGCACGAGTTCGGCGACGCCGAACTCGACCGTGAGCGCGAAGAACGCGGGAGCGAAGTGGTCACCTCGGTCCGCGAAGTCGTCGTCTGCGAGCACTGCGGCGCAGAGCGGGTCATCTCGGAGAACACCGAGGTCACCGCCGTCGTGGACGAGGACGTCCTCGACGCCGGTGACGAACCCGGTGAGGGGGAAACGGACACGGACACTGACACGGACATTGACACGGGGACGGACGCCCCGAGCGACCCCGAGGCCCCCGACGAGGCCGACGGTCCAGACGGCCCCGACGACGGGAGCGAGGACCCGCCGGACCCCGCCGAGGAGGACGCCGTCATCCTCACCGACGCGCCCGAGGAGCGCGAGTACGGCGAGTGGCCCGCCGAGGAGGGCCACGGCTACCGCCCGTGGAACCCCGACGAACTGCTCTCGGAGGCCCGGCGGGACGACGACGGCCCGACGGTCGCGGAGGCGGCCGGGCTCGACCCGGAGGCGGTGGACGCCGACGCCGGTGCCGACGCCGCCTCCGACGCGCTCGCGGACGACGCGGACGACCCCGACGGTACGACCGACGCGAACGCCGGGACGGTCGAGGACACCGGGGCGGCGTCGCCGACCGGGGACACGGGCGTCGAGGTGCTGACGGGCGGTCCGGACGAGGCCGACGACCCGGGGTCCGACCCGGACGTCGACGCCGACCTCGCCCCCGGCGTCGAACCCGCCGCCGGCCCCGCCTCCGACCCGGACGTGACGTACGTCTGCGGGTCCTGTGGCTACGCCGTCGAGGCGTTCGCCACCTCGCTCCGGGCGGGCGACGCCTGCCCCGAGTGCCGGGTGGGCTACCTCGGCACTGCTGAACGGAATCCCTAA
- a CDS encoding cell division protein SepF: MGLMDKLMGGTGTRSTDEYVELDLDDFETEVESDASGMQVRIASIGGQQDVIAIKDAIYDGDLVIADITRHTTSDRTMEHITDELKQVAREVGGDIVQKDDDQLIITPTDVTISRTKL, encoded by the coding sequence ATGGGTCTGATGGACAAGTTGATGGGGGGAACAGGGACGCGAAGCACCGACGAGTACGTCGAACTCGACCTGGACGACTTCGAGACGGAGGTCGAGTCGGACGCCTCGGGGATGCAGGTGCGTATCGCCAGCATCGGCGGGCAACAGGACGTCATCGCCATCAAGGACGCCATCTACGACGGCGACCTCGTCATCGCGGACATCACCCGTCACACGACCTCCGACCGCACGATGGAACACATCACGGACGAACTGAAGCAGGTCGCCCGCGAGGTGGGCGGCGACATCGTCCAGAAGGACGACGACCAGCTCATCATCACCCCCACGGACGTCACCATCAGCCGGACGAAACTCTGA